From the Colletotrichum lupini chromosome 1, complete sequence genome, the window CTTCAGCTGAGGTCCCCTCTCGTCCCATTCTCGTCTCGGTAGGTGAACTTGACGATCACCGCCCGGGTCACTCAGATTCCCCACTTCCAAACGCGTATGTGGTCAAGGTGGAACCGTGGACGGGTGATGGAATAGACAGGGCCAGGGGGTCAAGATCAAGGCACGGCCAGAGCGAAGGTATGCTTGTCTCGGATTTTGGCGtcgttcctcttcctctccctCTCTTTCCTGCTGCAAGAGTCGAGACTACAAGGCACCACCGCTTTTTCCCCTGCTCCATCCGCCAAGGAAGAATATCTAAGAGAACTAGGTAGGGGTTAGGGTTAATGATGGGGACGAACGTGCTTGATAGCCTCTCTTATGATCTTATCCCATGCTCTAGTTCAGGACCAGGGCTCAGACGAAAACTCTCCTTCTGCCTCTTTTTGCCCATTCAGGCTCTCGTAAGTTTGCCCCATCATGACCTTGGCTCGTGGACGATCCGGGACGCGAGTCGAGAGTCAGGCCGTCAGGGTTTTGGGGAAACGTTCATTGTGGGCTagatggagagagagagactaCCGTAAAAACTCACGCCGTTCGAACTTACGCTAGCCCGTGCTCCCGTTGTCTTACTCACCTTCTGGCCAATACGTGCCTCTATTCAGAATCAAGATCTGAAAATGTGGCGGAGATCAGCGAGCTTTTTGTACTAAGAGAGGCTTAACGTGAAGAGTGCACGGGCTAGCGCAAGTTCGAACGGCGTGAGTTTTTACGGTACGGATACTGGTCTATGGCTTAGTTCATCGGCGTGTGCGGTTAGTTCAACCGTAGTTGCGTTTTtcaaaaaggaaaaaaaaaaaaaaaaaaaaaaaaaaaagcccccATTCTTACAGGTAAGCTTCCGTCATCAGGATTACGTCCCGCGCGAATCGGGATGATTGACGGGATCACGAAATAGGGTTGGTGGGAAAGCAGGGGCAAAAGAGGTTTTACGAAAAGAGGTATCCATAGCAGAAAGTTGGGACCTGGTGGTACAATGGTTGCTCTGGAATCTAGGGGGCCTCTTGATAGGTAGGTTCGACAGGGCGACGAAGGTTACGAACCGATGCGAATGATGGAATGGGCAGGGGTAAGATGATCAGAggcagggggggggggaccaATCGACCAGGGGCGAAGGggagagaggaggaggaacttGGGAGGAGGAGACAGCAAGCCTGACGGGGTCAAAAGCCGATGCCCGATGGGCAGAAAAAAGGCGGGAGTCGGTCATTTTGAGCAGGGCCACCCCGGACGAAAGAGAACTAGTAGCCTGGCAAGCCTGGGTTTGCCATGTAGGTAGCAGCCAGAGTGCCTGGACGACGCGACATTTGACAGGTGACTCCGAAGTGCAACATAAGACGAAGAGAAATCTCCGTCTGGCCTCTTTTGTTTCGAAACGGGTGCTTAATCGTGGGAGCCTCATGGTTGGTCGGGAAGGGCGGCGTGCTGTGTGACTATTCCCATGTGGTAAACCTTTTCTTTCATAAGTGATGGGGTTTCGCTTTGATTGGCGAAGAAAGAAAGACGAGCCGAAGCCGTTTGCATGACAATGAAAGACAGCAgcaggagcagcagcagcagcaaattCGAATTAGGACCACAGGGCCTTCTGCTGTGCAAAAGGCGAGAGAGCAAGTGAGTAGCAGGGCAGCAGGGGAAGACCACAACTCAATCTCAGAGAGTGAGACGAGACTGAACACTGCTTCTCTCGGTATTACGGGCGCAAAGCGTGTTTGATTAAGCAGTGCTGCAGTTgaaccacacacacacacacaccatACTCCATACACACACGCACTGACGGAGCACTCCACCCCGGAAATGCCTAGACCTTGGTGACCTTGTCCGAACGGCCATTCCGGTGCAATAACTGGTCAAGAGATGAGATGAGTCGAGGTTCGGGCTGATGGATGGGCAGCTGGGGTTCCCAGGTCCAGAGGTTGGCAGGTTGGTAGGGTGGTAGCGCGTCTAGGCAGCCCAGTCAGGCTGGCCTGAGCGTAGGCATTCGGAGCCTGCGGCGACCCTGTCAAACCGTCGATCTTGACCATATTCTCGGGATATGGGCAGGGGAGGGGGTTCGTCGCTCAGCGCTGTcgacgtcgtcgtcgttaCACAGGCACACAGGAAACCCTGCCAGGAGAGGTCTGACGCTGGTGCTGCTGGTGCTACTACTGGTGCTCTCGCACGGGATGGGATGGCAGCGTTCCACTGAAGATGCAAAAATGTCCGCTGTCGGTGGGCAAGCTGCAGGCAGGCCAGCATGCAGGAGTCCAGGACAATGATAGGTAGGACAGCGGGAATTTGTCAGGACAAGATGCATGTGTCCCCTGTGCCCCCTCTGGCCCTCTGCTCACCCCTGGTGCCCTGGAAGCACAAGGAAATCCCAAGAGGGCGCGGCGTTCGCAGGGGGGCAGCATGCAGCCCATCGAATTCGGGTAGCCGCTGCATCTGGTGTGCTGCAGCATCTCATCGTGTAGAGACATGGGCAGTGGGACCTTGTGTAACCAAGGCAAGGTACCAGGAGTTGTAGAGCGAAAGGCAGAAGGCTGCTGTTGCGACTTCGGGGAGTGCGACGTTCGTACGAGATAAGAAGCGGCCAGTTGTCCATGTGCCGAGGTAACGTTATCAAAACAAGGCCAAATCCTTCTGAGGCATCTTTCCGTCGTTTCTCTTAGCGTATGCCGTCCGGTGGAAGTTGAATGCGTGAGGGTGGGACGGGTGGACGGACCGACGCTTGACAAGCAAGATGCGGCAGAGAAGAGGATCGTTCGTGGTCGTTAGAATATGCCTCAATCCATTGGAGTTTCCGGTTAGGTTCGTTTAGTCTATGAGTCAGTGATTAAGTCTATCGCGAACATTCGCGATGCATTACGCGGACAGAGGTACTTTGGAGAGCTTGGAGCTGAGTGGCTAGGATGTGTGCCTTGTTTTCCATGTTAAAGAGGTTGACTAGCCGCACAGAGATGAGAATAACAAACCATGATCCGTCAGATGATGTCGTGACGGGTGGTTGTCTGGTCAGAAGGAGGATGGTTTTCTCATTCGGGGGCTGGTGAATGGATGAGCTTAGGTGTGTGGTCATTGGTGTGGTGGACCTACGGAGCTGCGTCCGTAGTTCTTCTGATGGTGTCGCCAAAGCGCAAGGGAAAACCTACGGTTGCTCTGAACTTTCCCTTGGTGTGGGAAGCCGTTAGGTGCGCCGTGCGACGATGCGGGGGCAGCGCCGGCTGTCGGCCGGGTCTCGACCTCTTGGGACCATCGGATGCGGGGGTACAGACGGAGCGGGATTGGCTGGAAGCTTACGAGCCACGGAGTGGAGACTCCGACGCAATTGGCTGTGTGGGGCACCAGGCCGGGGCGCAGCTCCGGAGACTTAGCGCCGAAGGTGGCTTGCAAGCTTGGAAGGACCCTGGCCGTTGTCATTTTTTTCTGGTCGGACCCGCCTACCGCTCACGGCTCCGCATTGCGTGAGCTATCAGACGGACTCGGCTCGCGTAGACTAGGACTATCGAAGTCAATGTTAGCTTCGGGATATGTCGTCTTGCGAGGTTAGCTGAGAGGATACTCTGGCGTGAGTTTGCGGCACTCCCGTCCATTGCCAATGCCGGCTTTGCCGCGTTAGCCACGGGAAGAAGACGCCGGACACGCCGGGGGCTCCCGAGGTACGTATCTCATGACCGCTTAGGTAATTCGGGACCATCCAGCTTCCAGCGGAGAAGTCTCTACATTAGGTAAGCACACGCTACGGTCACGGGTCCTCACTTTCGCCCGGTTGACGACGGCATTCTTTTCCGAACCCCGCGAATTCCTGTCTTCGGATTTCCCACACCTCTTGGTCCTGCGGTGTACGGATTACGGATATTACCTTTCAGTCGTACAGACAAACCCTTGGTCATCTGCGATACGTGCGGTACGGACAAACAGTGTTGGCATGCATGCATGCATAGCCACAGCCTCGAGTTGCTGCTGACGTCAACCAACACCACCCGACCGATCGCCCAGAACAAGGCAAGCCAGGCGAAGGAGGCAGACACGGCAGAGCAAGCAGATCACTGAATGTGAGGCGACAGAAACAATCGGGGCAATCTTACACGCCCAGCCCCAGCCTCCCAGCAATGATTGCCCGACAATCTTCACACGCAGCGAACAATCACCACGACGGCACCGCTCCCATGCCCTATCACTGTCGCCGGGCGCTCCCATGTCACCCACGTGTCTACCCCGTCTGAAAGCTCGTCTTTGCTTGGGGACGCTTGCGGCTTGTCGTTGAACTTCATCAAAACAGATCTGCTGAAGGTCATCCTCAACGATTTCCAACCGGCGTGGCTTCGACTTCATTCCTGCATTCGCCCCCTGCTTCTCAGCATCCAGCATCGCTGCATCGCCTCTCGAGCACAACCCCCGACAGCCCGCCCTCAAAGAATTGTCGATATCCCGCTGGGCCGCAATCTGGCCCGCGCGTCATTGTTCACTGGAACGGAATCCGCATCATTCTCATGTCTGGCGACGACCATCTCACGACTCTCACGCCACTTTCTTTTTTCCAGCCTCGGTCTCGTGGATGCCACATTCGCACTTTTCCATATCGCGACTAGCTGCACATGCCGTCCGTAATGCAAGCTTCACATCGATCATCGACTGTTTGATCGGCCGCTGTAACGTATCGCCCGCTCATCTTGCTCCAGCAAGATTGTCTAGCAGTAAACGCACCCACGTTTGCTTCTCTGCATCGGCGGCTGTTTCGGCCTGGGCTGGCCCCCAAACCAGTAGAGAGAGGCAGCAAGCTGTTTCATTGTCTGCTACATACCCCATGATCCTGGCATGAGAGTCCCAAGTGGTCTCAATTAGAAGGCGTGAACAAAGCCACCAACACCATCATGGCCACGCTGCCATCATATCAGGATGCCGTCAGTAAACTCGACTGGCTTGAGTTGGTGGCACCATACGTCGCAGACAAGGACTTTACTAGTCTTTGTTCTGTGAATAAACGTTTCTACGCCGTCTTCGCGCCCCGCCTTTGGAACGACCCATTAGTCGCCGTTCGACGGTTGGGACTGGATCCAAGTGACGGTATGTTTGTCTTAACCTACACCCGTTTTGAACTAAGGAATACCATTTGCTGACGTTGTTGCTACTATCTCGGTGGGGTGTTAAAGACCTTGAATGGTACCTAACATTTATCTTCGACCGCATGCAGCGCTTGCGGCCGAGGACCCTGGCCCTCATCATGACGCTTGACTTTCGCGAGTTTGCAAAAGACACTGCCCACTTCTCGTCCGACAGTAGCAGCAGGACAATACCTCACACTCTGCTTCAACTCTCCAAGACATTGCCGAACCTCAGATGTATCCTCTTAGAAGGGCATGCCGAGGCGGACCCCGCCTTCTTGACGACCATCCTGGCGTCCGAAGCAAACACGACACCACCAGATTCTCGGCAAGGCCTATTGGTTCTTAGTGTCGCTTATTGTCAAAATCAACTCCCCAACGGCTTCTATGCATCGGACAAGCTCCAGCAGCTGGTCCTTCTAGACGTTTCCGGATTGCCAGGTTCCCTGCAGCCTCTGATTGCTGCAGCTCACGGACGACGCAACCTACGCAGATTAAAGGTCCTAAAGGTGAGACGTCGGGAGATCAACGACTCCATGGCTTTGATGCTCTTCCAGGCTTTCAAGAGCTCGCTCTGGAGTCTGGATATCAGCGAAAACAGAATCACAGACGGTGTTCTCGACCAATTTGCTGCACTTTGCTTCAATAGTCCATCTTTGAGGTCTCAGTCTCGATTCATGACTGAGGGCAAACTTGTCTTTGATGGTCAAGGAAACGACACATTTGGGCCATTCATGTTCATCCAGGAATCCGACTCGAGCGCAACCTTTAGCGATGCCGAGCGGCACTTCGTGGATGCTCCCATTTACTCAGCTGCTACAGGTCGCGATTTACAAGAAGATGAAGCAGTGCGAGCCAATGGCAGAACTCCGTTGAGGCGAGACAGTGTGGACTACGTTAAGGCCGCAACTGCGGGAGACATGGATCATCCGGTGCCTGACTGGTCAGACGTGCCGTACCTCGACATCTGCTCTGCACCCGCCGGGATCACCCATCTGCACATCTCAGACACTCAAATCACTTCTTCAGGTGTGGAGAGACTGCTGCGTAGCTCGCAAGGCCAGCTGGAAGACCTCTCCTGCGATGCTCCGTTCTTTCTACCAATCCAAGGATCTGCTTTGAAGCAGCAGCATCTCCTCCCATGGCCCAAGAACGTCACTCTGCGCGGCGCTCTGGGCTGCGCGCACGTCTTTAGGCCCGTATTCTCGTCCAATCTGCGGGTGCTGAGGATTCACCATTCGTTTGTGACGCAGATTCCGACACTTGAGACTGATGGGCTGTCAACCATGGCACGACTCTGGCTAGCCGAGACAGTGGTTAGGGAACGATCTCAGATGGCCTTCCCACAGACATTCGAACCGGACATGAACCCCCGGCTGACGTCTCTGACTCTGACCAAGATCCCACGTCGCTCCAACGGGCCGTTGATAGACAAGCTTGTGCATTTTCTCACGCTGGGTGGTCTCCAGGAACGTGCGATCCGAAAGACTGCCTCTCAATCGTCATCGCGACGTAGTCCAATACTCCTGCATGGCCTGCGTCATCTTCGTCTAGAGTTTGAAGCCGATCCCATTGAGGATCCAGCCGGATTTTCAGCCGCAGACGACTTGGATGCGGAAGAGCTCTTGAATATGGGCGAGGGTGAGGGCTTCAGCTTCTTCGGCGACGAGCGCCGGCCCCAGCTACTGCCTGAAGCCACAAGGAAAAAGCAAGCAACAGCGGGGGACGAAGTCACTACGCACCACACTCAGCCCGCCACAGTCCGTCTGAGCGCATTCCCCTACAGCGATATCCAGGGCGTGTCTATGCCCTACCGTGATACATGGGGCGGGAGTCAATTCGACCGGACAATCTGGGTTGGCGACGGCATGCTGGGCTCAAACCGCCTTGCTGTTAACGAGTATATGAACCTTGTGACGAACCCGCTGCTTAGAAGCAGAGTAGGACCAGCCACCCCAGCGCACGTAAAAGCTGGCGTGCCGGAAGGGGTTCTCATATTCCACGCGGCCTGGGACGCCATTGTCATGCCACCAGAGTTGAAACCTCCCAGAGCGGCAGAGCTTCATGGTATGCGGGACGTCCTAGAGGCCATCAAGGCGTTTCGCATCGAGACAAGAGCAGCATACGAGGCTGCGAAGAAGGCTGCCGTTGAAGGCGTGGCAGAACTTGGCACAACCACCGGGCCACGACACTGCTTCTGGTCGGGAAGGCTTGAGGTCTCTGCGCAGCAGAGCATGGCACACTATCGAGCGCCTGGTTATTGGCGATGAGAAAAAACAAAACTAATCTCCTTTCGGTCACAAGTTTTCTCTTTCCCAACGAGTTTCTAGTGTTCCGTCTTACTCTCGTGTGAAGGCGCAACTTTTGGTCATTTGTGATATATACTTGTTTTGAAATAAGTATGGACAGTGAAGCGAAATGTGGTCCTCAAAACAGCTTTCTTTTTGGCCCTCCCATATGCCACATGTCTGTCTCAGTTTCCAgtggccccccccccccccccccccccaattCAACGTCACATGACTTTGCTCAGAAACCCAATCAGAAGCCTCTCTCTCAAGAAAGAGAAGCAGTGTAAGCAGTCGTAGTAAACTTAGCATTCGACCCGACAAACGGCTCAGTACCGGCGCCGATGCTCTGGAGGATCTGGGAGGAAGGCAGGCCCTGGCTGTTGATGAGGTAGGTCGCGAACGCCTTGAGGTCACCGCTGAAGCTCTGGACGTTGCTGGGCGCGACGAAGCTGAAGACGGTCATCTGGCCGTTGACGCCCTTGTAGAGGTTCCAGGTGCGGCCGGCGACGGTCGGGGTGGCGATGGCGCTGCCGGTGGCGGAGATGGGGCCGGCACCGCCGAGGGAGCCGAGCCAGATCATGATTTCGTATTGGGCTGAGCCGGTTGCCGTGGAGGAGGTGAAGAGGTCATAGGCTACGTTTGCTACGAGGCCTGTGCCGGAGTAGCTTTGGGGGTGTTAGTGGTCATCATCCTCGATGGTTTTTGTGTGTAGATAACGTCTTTGGTCTTTTCTCTTGGACAAGGAGTACACAGTGACGGAGCAACAAGACATACCTCCAGTTCCAAGTCGAGGGGATGCTGCTGATCGCGCTCAGGGCCTTCTTGCTGACGTTGACGACGGCGTTGGCGTACGACTTGACGTTGTACTGCCCGCCGGACCAGGACCAGGTCGTGGACCACTGCAGGTTGCTGCCGGAGAGACCGGTGAGGATGGTACACTGACTTCCGGTACCCGAGGACATGCCCCAGAGGTTGTTGTAGACGGTGTAGGTGCCCGTGACGGCCGAGTCCCACTGGCCGCAGTAGGTTGTCGCGCGCTTCTCGACGGTCGTCGGCGTCGGGCTGGCGAGCGCCAGGGGGAGGAGCGCGAGGATGGCGGAGAACTTCATGGTGGATGGGCAGAGACGGAGAGAAAGCTCGTTGTGATTATTGGATAAGGAACTGGCTGGAAGCTCACGAGATGTGGTACCGGGGAAGGATGGTCAAGTTTTATATGTCCTGCTTTTCGGTGTATCTGTAAATGGTTATATGTTGAACTTGACTTTCTTGGTCCCGGACTGCATCTTTCTGCCAATCCTCTATTCTTGCGCGGGGTCCCTGGCATTGACAAGCAGCCTCCCGCCAGAATCACAGTCCATGTGGGAACATTCTATGTATCCGCACGAATCGTCACCAATGCCGAACCCGTTTCGTGGGCCTACCTTCCGCAATTGCCTCGGAAGGGTATGCTGATATGATCACGAGAGTCTTCATCCCCTGAAGTTGGCACGGGCGAGTTACCAATTGGGACGATGATCATATCCGCTCTCGATATAAACTCTCCAGAACTGTAGGACGGATAGTGAGCTAGGCCCAGGGTGACGGCTCTTCATTGGCGGCTCCCATCGTGGTGTTGTCAATACCCCGGGCGAGATCCATCCAGTTCGGGAGTTTTGGGAACCACGAATCAGGGCAACCCGGCTATTGGTGACGTGGGGAAGGAAGAACCGGGGCCGTGGATGAGATGATGTCCAAAGGTTAAAGTTTCTTGGGACGTTTACGCAAAACTTCATGGCTGAGTTGATTATCGGATTAACTGTCATAAGGACCTGGAATCAGGATCAATTTCCTGTTTCTGAGGTATTCTGAAATGTTCGCGGAAGCCCGTCACTTATCCCGAACTATTTCGGCATCTCTTTCTTCTACAAACTACAAAGCGTAACTGCACAGCAGTTCTATTCATTATTACCGGCGTCACTTGGCGCCACATCTACCCCGGCATGGCTTTCAACGCACGGGATTCGAGGATATAATCTGCCCTGGCACTCGTGGAAAGCAGCATGGACTGCCGGCGGAAAATGCGGGGTTAGAGTGCCGTAACCTGTGCTGCTGCGCCGGGTGGTCCCCGCGATGTAACCGAGAAGAGTCGACTAGGTGGAGTTGGGAAGCTGGGGCAAGGCGGGATCTGGTAGCCGCGATTGGCGGGATTCGATCGGGCGTTAATTTACTGGAAACGCACCGGAGGCTTTTCGTTGCGTGCGAGATGCGAGGGTTCTGTTCTTCTTCTCACGCTTGCGTGCGAAATGCTGCTTTTCTTCTGTTGGGGAGATTGAGTGTGAACTTTTGGTTCACAACTTTCACTCTTGATGCTACGGACGTACACGGCTGGCTTTGTGGAGGCACGGAGTTTAGAGATTAATCTcggtgtacggagtaccctCATTCCAAATCCCTCGACGTTTTAATCTAGTTCAGCGTTGGTAACGATAACGGGCTCGCTTGATCGGCGCCTATGCGATCTCGCTTCTGCACGGCTTCGAGACCTGTCATTTCAACGTGCATTTCGTACGTGCGCACCCGATCTGATTTCCCAGACTCTTCTTGGCTGGCGTTGGCTCTGAGTGATTACGTGATTACCTAGAATCTGATCCAGCCTCGGAAGGAAATTGCTCTGGTCCCTGGATCCTACGATGCCTGTTCCCTGACAGACCATCTGGCGGCCCTGACCCTACATTCGCTTATCTGAACTGAGCTGTATATCGAGACATGACGCGCAGGTTGGAAGCATAGTTCTGCAATCTGTTAGGCCTCCCTTTTCTTCACGTGAAATTCAATAGTATGCAGATTCATTTGCCAATGAGGTGCTCGTTCGCGTCATTGTTATGATTTATTAGTGAAGATGATGTAGTCAGCGCGGTCGAGTCATAGTAGCGCCCTCATGCAACTGGCCATTGAATGGTTGAAAGCTTGCTAGCACGAGTGTCTCACTGGAGGAGCTTCCAGTGAGTCTGCTGGCTACTCCGTAAAGTTCAAGTTCAACGTGGAACTCTCCCAATCTGAATTCAGTCATATTGCAGCTAGTATTGATGTGAGGGCACAAAAGCAAACGCGGAGAGGCCCGACCTCATGGTGGCGTTGTAGGAATCTAGCTGTGTCTAGCTCACAGCCTCTTGACCTGGGGAGGAAGGGCTACCTAGGCGAGCTCAAGAACCGCTCGTGGCTTTCGTGCGAGGAAAAACCAAGAACGGCTGCTTGCAGGACGAGATGTGATAGTGGCTCGGAGAAACTCTCACCCACAATTGTCGATACTTGGTTTTTCTGTGCGCTTGTTGAACGCCTTCCTACTAGGCTCGGCCAGCAAGCCATCTGGGGACGTGAATTGGTTCTGCACTTGGAATATTTGGTTTTTCTTCGTATCTGCAGAGCGAGCCTCGCGTGGAGAGCGCCGAACCGCACTATTTTGACGGCATATGAGATGTGAGGAAGAAAGGTTGGACTACTACACCTTCGATAGAGGGGACGGTGCGATTTGCCTGCGCCACTTGGCATACGCCATCGATTATCTGTATGTACCTGTCCAAGTAAGAAAGCGCCTCGTTCTAGCCTCGGAGACAGGACGCGTCTAGCTCAGACAAGAGACTGGGGGACCTCTCGGAGGTCAAGGTAGTGTGATCTTCGGCGCTGCCATCCCACGAATCTGGGAAGATCTCCTTCGACCCTGTTATGTCTTGGCTGTCTACCTGGCCTTTCCTTGTTTTGTAGCCGCGGGCGTGCGTCGTGCCTGAGCCGGTGGAGACGCGTCGCGATGGTGGTGATGTTTGGGTAGGATGGTGAgaggggtggtggtggtgtgtgTTGACAATTGGCACATTGGCTAGCGGCGGGTTCATCTGAGTAGCGTAGCCGATGGCATAGACTCAACTCTAATCAGATATCATTGCTTTTCATCCTGCTTGGAGGGGCGTGTGCAGTCATGTCTTTTGGTATTGAGGCTGTCTTGGTATATCGACACTCAAGAGGGTTGATCTAGGATGCGTTCAGGGGATGAGGGTCCCGGTTCCGAGGAATGGAATTTGAGTTGCTGGATCCCTGAAGGCGACTCAACACCGGCGCTTGTCTCATCTGTCCTGCGTTCCCGATCGGAAAGAGAACAGGGGACTCTCAGAAGGGGTGGTTGGTTCCACGTGCTCGGGACCAGATTATGAGTCGCGGATTTTCCTAAGCCTGACATTTATGTGTAG encodes:
- a CDS encoding glycosyl hydrolase family 12, producing the protein MKFSAILALLPLALASPTPTTVEKRATTYCGQWDSAVTGTYTVYNNLWGMSSGTGSQCTILTGLSGSNLQWSTTWSWSGGQYNVKSYANAVVNVSKKALSAISSIPSTWNWSYSGTGLVANVAYDLFTSSTATGSAQYEIMIWLGSLGGAGPISATGSAIATPTVAGRTWNLYKGVNGQMTVFSFVAPSNVQSFSGDLKAFATYLINSQGLPSSQILQSIGAGTEPFVGSNAKFTTTAYTASLS